The following proteins are encoded in a genomic region of Mycobacterium kiyosense:
- the dltE gene encoding oxidoreductase codes for MNSALVTGASTGLGRELAALFAADGVDLVVVSSERSATELAALADELRSGHGVRADPITMDLSAPGAGADLVSRVDDLGVDVEYLVNNAGVGILGLKIQECDPAAVSRMVQLNVVTLTDLTTLYAARMVKAGHGAILNISSIAAYVIPHGLEAGYSASKAYVRSFSEAVASDLHGTGVTCTHLAPGPTRTEFGRTAGVGDWARLDRFIMDAAPVAKAGYEAMRAGKVTVMPGLGNKVMRVAAPLSPSRRMKALISGYFVARH; via the coding sequence ATGAACAGCGCATTGGTCACCGGCGCCTCCACCGGGCTGGGCCGCGAACTGGCGGCCTTGTTCGCCGCCGACGGCGTCGATCTGGTCGTGGTCTCCAGCGAGCGCAGTGCCACCGAGCTCGCCGCGCTGGCCGACGAACTGCGTTCTGGCCACGGGGTGCGCGCCGACCCGATCACGATGGACCTGTCGGCACCGGGTGCCGGAGCCGACCTGGTGTCCCGCGTCGACGACCTCGGCGTCGACGTCGAGTACCTGGTCAACAATGCCGGGGTAGGGATCCTCGGGCTCAAGATCCAGGAGTGCGACCCGGCTGCGGTGTCGAGAATGGTCCAGCTGAACGTGGTGACGCTGACCGATCTGACGACGCTGTATGCGGCGCGGATGGTGAAGGCCGGCCACGGCGCGATTCTCAATATCAGCTCGATCGCCGCCTACGTCATCCCACACGGTCTAGAGGCCGGTTACTCGGCCAGCAAGGCCTATGTCCGCAGCTTTTCTGAGGCGGTGGCCTCCGACCTGCACGGCACCGGGGTCACCTGCACCCACCTCGCCCCCGGCCCGACCCGCACCGAATTCGGGCGGACTGCCGGGGTGGGCGATTGGGCACGTCTGGACCGCTTCATCATGGACGCCGCGCCGGTGGCCAAGGCCGGATACGAGGCGATGCGGGCGGGCAAGGTCACTGTGATGCCCGGTCTGGGGAACAAGGTGATGCGGGTGGCGGCGCCGCTGTCACCGTCGCGGCGGATGAAAGCGCTGATCTCGGGCTATTTCGTGGCGCGCCACTGA
- a CDS encoding nitrate ABC transporter ATP-binding protein, giving the protein MGAATVRIIGGHKRFDAGSLALADVDLAIDEGEFLAILGRSGSGKSTLLRVIAGLEELTSGTVEWSDAHGVTRPHTGVVFQQALLLPWLTAGENVLLAGRFAAQKASFEREYAEELLRRFDLERVADRYPDQLSGGQAQRVAIIRAVATRPRLLLLDEPFSALDPAIRADLQAWLGALAAELAITVVLVTHDVDEALLLASRVVLLGADGRIRREWRPGNEALRQEILDQYRLVEQ; this is encoded by the coding sequence GTGGGAGCTGCCACGGTGCGAATCATCGGCGGCCACAAGCGCTTTGACGCCGGCAGCCTCGCACTGGCCGACGTCGACCTGGCCATCGACGAGGGCGAGTTCCTGGCGATCCTGGGGCGAAGCGGAAGCGGCAAGTCCACCCTGCTGCGGGTGATCGCCGGACTGGAGGAGCTGACGTCGGGAACGGTCGAGTGGTCGGACGCGCACGGCGTCACGCGGCCTCACACCGGGGTGGTGTTCCAGCAGGCGCTGCTGCTGCCTTGGCTGACCGCCGGCGAGAACGTGCTGCTCGCGGGGCGGTTCGCCGCGCAGAAGGCGTCGTTTGAGCGCGAGTACGCCGAAGAACTGCTGCGCCGGTTCGACCTCGAGCGCGTCGCCGACCGTTACCCCGATCAGCTCTCCGGTGGCCAGGCGCAGCGCGTCGCGATCATCCGTGCGGTCGCGACCCGGCCCCGGCTGCTGTTGCTCGACGAGCCGTTCAGCGCCCTGGACCCCGCCATCCGCGCCGACCTGCAGGCCTGGCTGGGTGCGCTGGCGGCCGAACTTGCCATCACCGTCGTCCTGGTCACCCACGATGTGGACGAGGCGCTGCTGCTGGCCAGCCGGGTGGTGCTGCTCGGCGCCGATGGACGGATCCGACGCGAGTGGCGACCTGGCAACGAGGCGCTGCGGCAAGAAATTCTCGACCAGTATCGCCTGGTCGAACAGTGA
- the bcp gene encoding putative peroxiredoxin, producing the protein MTENTRLAPGDKAPAFSLPDADGNKVSLSDFKGRRVVVYFYPAASTPGCTKQACDFRDSLNELNEAGIDVVGISPDKPEKLAKFRDAEGLNFPLLSDPDKKVLAAYGAFGEKMMYGKKVTGVIRSTFVIDEKGKIEVAQYNVKATGHVAKLRRDLSV; encoded by the coding sequence TTGACCGAGAACACCCGCTTGGCGCCCGGCGACAAAGCGCCCGCGTTCAGCCTGCCCGATGCCGACGGCAACAAGGTTTCGCTGTCGGATTTCAAGGGACGCCGCGTCGTCGTGTATTTCTATCCGGCGGCCTCGACACCCGGCTGCACCAAGCAGGCCTGCGATTTCCGGGACAGTCTGAATGAGCTGAACGAGGCCGGTATCGACGTGGTCGGCATCTCCCCCGACAAGCCGGAGAAGTTGGCGAAGTTCCGCGATGCGGAAGGATTGAATTTTCCGCTGCTGTCGGATCCGGACAAGAAGGTGCTGGCGGCCTACGGCGCGTTCGGCGAAAAGATGATGTACGGCAAGAAGGTCACCGGGGTGATCCGCTCGACGTTCGTGATCGACGAGAAGGGCAAGATCGAGGTCGCGCAGTACAACGTCAAGGCGACCGGACACGTCGCCAAGCTGCGGCGCGACTTGTCGGTTTAG
- the lppS gene encoding transpeptidase: MVLVAVCGVACSSAPSGPVAAKVIENKGTPFADLLVPKLTASVADGAVGVTVDTPVTVSVADGVLASVTLVNDNGRQITGQLSPDGLHWQTAEQLGYNRRYTLNAKATGLGGAANRQMTFQTSSPAHLTMPYVVPSDGEVVGVGQPVAIRFDENIADRVAAEKAIKITTNPPVEGAFYWLNRREVRWRPEHFWKPGTTVDVAVNTYGVNLGEGMFGEDNVKMHFTIGDELIATADDSTKMVTVRINGEVVKTMPTSMGKDSTPTNNGIYTVGGRFKHIIMDSSTYGVPVNSPNGYRTDVDWATQISYSGIFVHSAPWSVGAQGHSNTSHGCLNVSPSNAQWFYDHVKRGDIVEVLNTVGGILPGTEGLGDWNIPWDQWRAGNANT, translated from the coding sequence ATGGTCCTGGTTGCTGTGTGTGGTGTTGCCTGCAGCAGTGCGCCCAGTGGCCCGGTTGCGGCCAAGGTCATCGAGAACAAGGGCACGCCGTTCGCCGATTTGCTGGTACCCAAGCTCACCGCCTCGGTCGCCGACGGCGCCGTGGGGGTCACCGTGGACACGCCGGTCACCGTCAGCGTCGCCGACGGCGTGCTGGCATCGGTCACCCTGGTCAACGACAACGGACGGCAGATCACGGGACAACTCAGCCCGGACGGGCTGCACTGGCAGACCGCCGAGCAGCTCGGCTACAACCGCCGGTACACGCTGAACGCGAAGGCGACCGGGCTCGGTGGCGCGGCGAACCGTCAGATGACGTTCCAGACCAGCTCCCCGGCGCACCTGACCATGCCCTACGTCGTACCGAGCGACGGTGAAGTGGTGGGCGTGGGTCAACCCGTAGCGATCCGGTTCGACGAGAACATCGCCGACCGAGTCGCCGCCGAGAAGGCCATCAAGATCACCACCAACCCGCCCGTCGAGGGCGCCTTCTACTGGCTCAACAGGCGCGAAGTGCGTTGGCGCCCAGAACATTTCTGGAAGCCCGGGACCACCGTCGACGTGGCCGTCAACACCTACGGCGTGAACCTGGGCGAAGGAATGTTCGGCGAGGACAACGTCAAAATGCACTTCACCATCGGCGACGAGCTGATCGCGACCGCCGACGACAGCACCAAAATGGTGACGGTGCGGATCAACGGCGAAGTCGTCAAGACCATGCCGACGTCGATGGGCAAGGACAGCACCCCGACCAACAACGGCATCTACACCGTCGGCGGACGCTTCAAGCACATCATCATGGACTCGTCGACCTACGGCGTACCGGTCAACTCGCCCAATGGATATCGCACCGATGTCGACTGGGCCACCCAGATCTCCTACAGCGGAATTTTCGTGCACTCGGCCCCGTGGTCGGTGGGCGCTCAAGGCCATTCCAACACCAGCCACGGCTGCCTGAACGTCAGCCCGAGCAACGCGCAATGGTTCTACGACCATGTCAAGCGCGGTGACATCGTCGAGGTGTTGAACACCGTCGGGGGCATCTTGCCGGGGACCGAAGGCCTCGGTGACTGGAACATCCCCTGGGATCAGTGGCGCGCCGGTAACGCCAACACCTGA
- a CDS encoding transcriptional regulator yields MISGDPLTGRDSELAAINRALGGAGKYCGVVIAGAAGVGKTALAREVLRRAEASGQRTNWIVGTESARPLPLGAFIGSLGDGIGDPLTNVRRVTNSFVAQQRQGRTLVGVDDAHLLDGLSALVVHQLAQSRGTRLVVTVRTGGEEPDAVTALWKDGLLARLELAPLTDESTRGLIENTLGGPVDSRSAHRLWKLTAGNALFLRQLLSAQVAAGRIRQAAGVWMWDDDVAVSASLHDAVGRQLSCLTTQLALVVDTLSQCEPLPVDVLCGLVGRDELETAEQMQLVSIERTADRLMARLAHPLFGELRRATAGEMYLSRIRGQLARRLSKDTDADMRATVRRALLTLESDLDPDPKLYLEAARHAMTLLDLTLADRFATAAAEAGLADAVGVRAMNLVLLGRGEQAETALREIGAGHEDAHHWATVRAANLVWMLGGPKDAAAILDGLARTPETPSQRAERIAVQACVDVVSARCAAAVEKARAALGSAELPDFHAMMASLALIMAMGALGDVEDLEAVADAALRRATTSFQASHMRFWFGAVYGRACRLTGRIDEFISAAEQLAESARDVPGLAYANLAFLLGQAELVRGAAADAARLLHEAQAGVQRHGVTTGLHPASCFALAEAHAKLGQPAPANDAAAQARSCVPPDYLFMHTGLALASGWASAAGGCLTDAVETARAAAAQARERGQPTHELACIQAAAQWGDGCGAERARELAEVLSLPIADVVARHAESLRANDGDGLLAASNEYRAIGDRAAAADAAAQAAAVFTRDERSKRGLYAAALARELADECGGLDTPALRSRVGLPLSGRQRDVIELVVAGLSNREIAERLVVSVRTVEGHVYHACQRVGAQSREELTAIVSAGRGAR; encoded by the coding sequence GTGATCAGCGGAGATCCGTTGACAGGGCGGGACAGCGAGCTGGCCGCCATCAACCGTGCGTTGGGCGGGGCGGGAAAATACTGCGGCGTGGTGATCGCCGGCGCCGCTGGTGTCGGCAAGACCGCCCTTGCCCGTGAAGTCCTTCGCCGAGCCGAGGCAAGCGGCCAGCGCACGAACTGGATTGTCGGCACAGAGTCAGCGCGCCCGCTGCCGCTCGGGGCGTTCATCGGGTCGCTCGGCGACGGGATCGGCGACCCCCTGACCAACGTGCGTCGTGTCACGAATTCGTTTGTCGCCCAACAGCGGCAGGGCCGCACGCTGGTGGGGGTCGACGACGCGCACCTGCTCGACGGGTTGTCCGCGCTCGTGGTGCACCAGCTGGCGCAGTCGCGTGGGACCCGCCTGGTGGTAACCGTGCGCACGGGAGGCGAGGAGCCCGACGCGGTCACCGCCCTATGGAAAGACGGTCTGTTGGCTCGACTGGAGCTTGCACCGCTGACCGATGAGTCGACGCGCGGCCTGATCGAGAACACGCTGGGCGGACCGGTCGATTCCCGCAGCGCCCATCGGCTTTGGAAACTCACCGCGGGAAACGCGTTGTTCTTGCGCCAGCTGCTGAGCGCCCAGGTCGCGGCCGGCCGGATTCGGCAGGCGGCCGGGGTGTGGATGTGGGATGACGACGTGGCGGTCTCGGCCAGCCTGCACGACGCGGTGGGTCGGCAGTTAAGTTGTCTTACAACGCAATTGGCGTTAGTTGTCGATACCCTGTCGCAGTGTGAGCCACTGCCGGTCGACGTGTTGTGTGGCCTGGTGGGTCGCGACGAACTGGAGACTGCCGAGCAGATGCAACTGGTGAGCATCGAGCGCACCGCCGACAGGCTGATGGCGCGGCTGGCACACCCGCTGTTCGGCGAACTCCGCCGCGCCACGGCGGGCGAGATGTACCTGTCCAGAATTCGGGGCCAGTTGGCCCGACGGCTGTCGAAGGATACTGACGCCGACATGCGCGCGACCGTGCGCCGGGCGCTGCTCACCCTCGAGTCCGATCTCGACCCCGACCCGAAGCTCTATCTGGAAGCGGCACGGCATGCGATGACGCTGCTCGACCTCACCTTGGCCGACCGTTTCGCGACCGCCGCCGCCGAAGCGGGGCTGGCCGATGCGGTCGGCGTTCGGGCGATGAACCTGGTATTGCTCGGTCGCGGCGAGCAGGCGGAGACGGCCTTACGCGAGATCGGCGCGGGCCACGAGGATGCTCATCACTGGGCGACGGTGCGGGCGGCCAACCTGGTCTGGATGCTGGGCGGCCCGAAGGACGCCGCGGCGATCCTCGATGGCCTGGCGCGGACACCGGAGACGCCGTCGCAACGGGCCGAGCGCATCGCGGTGCAGGCCTGCGTCGACGTGGTATCGGCGCGGTGCGCGGCAGCCGTCGAGAAGGCCAGGGCCGCACTGGGTTCTGCGGAACTGCCGGATTTTCACGCCATGATGGCATCGCTTGCGTTGATCATGGCGATGGGGGCGCTCGGCGACGTCGAGGACCTCGAAGCCGTTGCCGACGCGGCACTGCGTCGCGCCACCACCTCGTTTCAGGCATCGCATATGCGGTTCTGGTTCGGTGCCGTATACGGCCGGGCCTGCCGGTTGACCGGCCGCATCGATGAATTCATCAGCGCCGCAGAACAGCTCGCCGAGTCAGCCCGCGACGTTCCCGGCCTTGCCTATGCGAACCTGGCGTTCCTGTTGGGTCAGGCCGAACTGGTTCGCGGTGCCGCCGCCGACGCGGCCAGGCTCCTGCACGAGGCGCAGGCCGGGGTGCAGCGGCACGGCGTCACCACGGGACTGCATCCGGCCAGCTGTTTCGCGTTGGCAGAGGCGCACGCCAAGCTCGGCCAGCCCGCACCCGCCAATGATGCGGCGGCCCAAGCCCGGTCGTGTGTGCCGCCCGACTATTTGTTCATGCACACCGGGTTGGCGCTGGCATCGGGTTGGGCATCTGCGGCCGGCGGTTGCCTGACCGACGCCGTCGAGACCGCGCGTGCCGCGGCCGCGCAGGCGCGTGAGCGTGGCCAGCCGACCCACGAGCTGGCTTGTATCCAGGCGGCGGCCCAGTGGGGTGACGGCTGCGGTGCCGAACGCGCCCGCGAACTGGCCGAGGTGTTGTCGTTACCGATCGCCGATGTGGTTGCGCGGCATGCGGAATCGCTGCGCGCCAACGATGGCGACGGGTTACTGGCGGCGTCGAACGAATACCGGGCCATCGGTGATCGGGCTGCGGCCGCCGATGCCGCGGCGCAGGCCGCCGCGGTGTTCACCCGCGATGAACGAAGCAAACGTGGCCTGTACGCGGCGGCCCTGGCGCGGGAACTGGCCGACGAATGTGGCGGCCTGGACACGCCGGCGTTGCGCAGCCGGGTAGGTCTGCCGCTCTCCGGCCGCCAGCGTGACGTCATCGAGCTCGTGGTCGCCGGCCTGTCCAACCGCGAGATCGCCGAACGACTGGTGGTCTCAGTGCGCACCGTCGAGGGCCACGTCTATCACGCTTGTCAGCGGGTGGGAGCCCAGTCCCGCGAGGAGCTGACGGCCATCGTGAGCGCCGGCCGCGGCGCACGCTGA
- a CDS encoding membrane protein, producing the protein MHQPDLEDRHVADRDPDTIKQEIDQARNQLAATVDSLAERANPRRLADDVKAKVFEFLNKPIVTVSLTGVSVVAVIVVIHRIRNR; encoded by the coding sequence GTGCACCAGCCTGACTTGGAGGACAGACACGTGGCGGACCGCGATCCCGACACCATCAAGCAGGAGATCGACCAAGCCCGCAACCAGCTGGCGGCAACCGTCGACTCGCTTGCTGAGCGTGCGAATCCTCGCCGCCTAGCCGATGACGTCAAGGCCAAGGTGTTCGAGTTCCTGAACAAGCCCATCGTGACGGTATCGCTGACCGGGGTGAGCGTCGTCGCGGTCATCGTGGTGATCCACCGGATCCGCAACCGCTGA
- a CDS encoding putative sulfonate ABC transporter, periplasmic protein has translation MTGALAAAGGLAGIADLAHAAAADRTNTTGQLRIGYLPITDAAPLLIAHAAGLYQPGVVSAAKPVLFRSWASLAEAFVTRQVDAVHMLMPTAIQLRFLLRRPVKMLSWNHTNGSAFTVAPHITDLGQLAGTQVAIPFWWSIHNIILQQLLRAHDLVPVVRSSASRSARTVELIVMSPSDMVPALANRSISGYVVADPFNAMAQVRKIGRIHTFLGDVWRDHACCVVLAHDDLIEHRPQAAAALVDSIVVAQQRINTDRPAAATALSTGAYLPQPLPAIKTALTYRPQDYRIVHPEWQPQRLGYQPFPFPSFTRRLVEAMHDTVVDGDRGFLDRLDPAAVHAELVDDTFVRAALATHGGPESFGLPSDLTRNEQVQPR, from the coding sequence TTGACCGGCGCGCTGGCCGCGGCCGGCGGGCTGGCCGGGATCGCCGACCTGGCCCACGCCGCCGCCGCCGACCGCACCAACACCACCGGGCAGCTCCGCATCGGCTATCTACCCATCACGGACGCGGCGCCGCTGCTGATCGCGCACGCTGCCGGGCTGTATCAGCCCGGCGTGGTCAGTGCGGCCAAACCGGTGTTGTTCCGCAGCTGGGCGTCGCTGGCCGAAGCGTTCGTCACCCGTCAGGTCGACGCGGTGCACATGCTGATGCCGACCGCGATCCAACTGCGCTTCCTGTTGCGTCGTCCGGTGAAGATGTTGAGCTGGAACCACACCAACGGGTCGGCGTTCACCGTCGCACCGCACATCACCGACCTCGGGCAGCTGGCCGGAACCCAAGTGGCGATACCGTTTTGGTGGTCGATCCACAACATCATCCTGCAGCAACTGCTGCGCGCCCACGACCTGGTGCCGGTGGTGCGCAGCAGCGCCTCGCGCAGCGCCCGCACCGTCGAGCTGATCGTGATGAGCCCGTCGGACATGGTGCCGGCGCTGGCGAACCGTTCCATCAGCGGCTACGTGGTAGCCGACCCGTTCAACGCGATGGCGCAGGTGCGCAAGATCGGCCGCATCCACACTTTCCTCGGCGACGTGTGGCGCGATCACGCCTGCTGTGTCGTGCTGGCCCACGACGACCTGATCGAGCATCGTCCGCAAGCGGCCGCCGCACTGGTCGACTCGATAGTCGTTGCACAGCAACGTATCAACACCGACCGGCCCGCCGCCGCGACGGCCTTGTCGACAGGGGCGTACCTGCCCCAACCGTTGCCCGCGATCAAGACCGCCCTGACCTACCGGCCCCAGGATTACCGAATCGTCCACCCCGAATGGCAACCACAGCGGTTGGGCTATCAGCCATTTCCGTTCCCGAGCTTTACCCGCCGGCTGGTGGAGGCCATGCACGACACCGTCGTCGACGGCGATCGTGGTTTCCTGGACCGACTTGACCCCGCGGCCGTGCATGCCGAACTGGTGGACGACACCTTCGTACGGGCTGCGCTGGCCACCCACGGCGGACCCGAATCCTTCGGTCTGCCTTCCGATTTGACCCGAAACGAACAGGTGCAGCCGCGATGA
- a CDS encoding putative sulfonate ABC transporter, permease gives MTLDTATASAHAFAGAIVRRWWPPALAIGAAVALWWLATAVLAPAQSLLRETTPDRVIRSLADLFNRGVLLPDTGVSLWRLLIGLLVGVVLGVPAGLLIGLNDTAERATRPVVQFLRMISPLSWAPISVALFGIGNEPVIFLIAAASVWPILINTAAGVHAVEPGYLQVARSLGATRVEQLRVVVLPAIRGHLQTGLRVALGIAWVVLVPAEMLGVRSGLGYQILNARDQLAYGQVVAVIVVIGVIGYVLDLAARRLLSGSRTDRQS, from the coding sequence ATGACCCTGGATACTGCGACCGCCTCGGCCCATGCCTTCGCCGGTGCGATTGTGCGCCGCTGGTGGCCGCCCGCGCTGGCGATCGGGGCGGCGGTCGCATTGTGGTGGCTGGCGACCGCGGTCCTGGCCCCGGCGCAGTCCCTGCTTCGTGAGACCACTCCGGACCGGGTGATCCGATCGCTGGCCGATCTGTTCAACCGCGGTGTGCTGCTGCCAGACACCGGGGTCAGCCTGTGGCGGCTGCTGATCGGCTTGCTGGTCGGCGTGGTGCTCGGCGTTCCGGCCGGATTGCTGATCGGGCTCAACGATACCGCCGAGCGCGCCACCCGCCCCGTCGTGCAGTTTCTGCGGATGATCTCGCCGCTATCCTGGGCGCCGATATCGGTGGCGCTCTTTGGAATCGGCAACGAGCCGGTGATCTTCCTGATCGCCGCGGCATCGGTGTGGCCGATCCTGATCAACACCGCTGCCGGTGTGCACGCCGTCGAGCCGGGTTATCTGCAGGTGGCCCGCTCGCTCGGCGCCACCCGGGTCGAACAACTCCGGGTCGTGGTGTTGCCGGCCATCCGCGGGCACCTGCAGACCGGGCTGCGCGTCGCGCTGGGCATCGCCTGGGTGGTGCTGGTTCCCGCCGAAATGCTGGGCGTGCGTTCGGGTCTGGGCTACCAGATCCTCAATGCCCGAGACCAATTGGCGTACGGCCAGGTGGTCGCGGTGATCGTGGTCATCGGTGTGATCGGCTACGTGCTGGATCTGGCGGCGCGCCGGTTGTTGTCTGGGTCGCGCACCGACCGGCAGAGTTGA
- a CDS encoding serine recombinase translates to MGSAAIYARISSDVEGTGLGVARQLEDCRKLAADRGWPVGAEYVDNDVSAFSGKPRRQYARMLADLASGDRDAVIVYNLDRLHRRPVELEEFVTLCESVGVRDVATVTADIDMGNDDGLFMARILPAFAAKESGRKSARIRRKMLQNAQAGLPHGSARPFGYEADKITVRESEAAVVREMVDRYLAGQSLRSLTIWLNESQVAPSVAASWQTTAVRQVLSSGRIAGLREHRGEVIGQAVWPAIITPVQRDRVLARMAARSVTKTRTARTYLLSGMLRCGRCGNRLYSQARHSNPQNRIRRYVCLKGPDHGGCGRLTVVAAPVEELLAEAVLARLDSPQLADVLAGKATADADVSALAAQVDADQERLDELAGLYADGAITARWIAARDPITGTHHDGARYCCGD, encoded by the coding sequence GTGGGGTCGGCGGCGATTTATGCCCGGATTTCCTCGGATGTGGAGGGCACGGGGTTGGGGGTGGCGCGGCAGTTGGAGGATTGCCGCAAGCTCGCCGCGGATCGGGGTTGGCCGGTCGGGGCCGAGTACGTCGACAACGATGTGTCGGCGTTTTCCGGCAAGCCGCGACGCCAGTACGCCCGGATGCTGGCTGATCTGGCATCAGGTGATCGTGATGCGGTGATCGTCTACAACTTGGATCGGCTGCATCGGCGTCCGGTGGAGCTGGAGGAGTTCGTCACGCTGTGCGAGTCGGTCGGTGTGCGCGATGTGGCGACGGTGACCGCCGACATCGACATGGGTAATGATGACGGGCTGTTCATGGCCCGCATTTTGCCGGCGTTCGCCGCCAAGGAGTCCGGCCGCAAGTCGGCCCGTATCCGCCGCAAAATGTTGCAGAACGCCCAGGCCGGGTTGCCACACGGTTCAGCACGCCCGTTCGGGTATGAGGCCGACAAGATCACCGTGCGCGAATCAGAGGCCGCAGTGGTCCGTGAGATGGTGGACCGGTATCTGGCGGGCCAATCGCTGCGGTCGTTGACGATCTGGCTCAACGAGTCCCAGGTCGCGCCGAGCGTGGCGGCATCGTGGCAGACCACCGCGGTGCGCCAAGTGTTGTCCTCGGGCCGTATCGCCGGGTTGCGCGAGCATCGCGGAGAAGTGATCGGTCAGGCGGTGTGGCCGGCGATCATCACTCCAGTGCAGCGGGATCGGGTATTGGCGCGGATGGCGGCACGCTCGGTGACCAAGACCCGCACCGCCCGCACCTACCTGTTGTCGGGGATGTTGCGCTGCGGACGCTGCGGCAACCGACTGTATTCCCAAGCTCGGCACAGCAATCCGCAGAATCGGATACGCCGCTATGTGTGTTTGAAGGGGCCGGATCATGGTGGGTGTGGCCGGTTGACGGTGGTCGCCGCCCCGGTCGAGGAACTGCTGGCTGAGGCGGTGCTGGCGCGGCTGGATTCACCGCAGTTGGCCGACGTGTTGGCCGGCAAAGCCACCGCTGATGCTGATGTTTCCGCGTTGGCCGCCCAGGTCGATGCCGATCAGGAACGTCTTGATGAGTTGGCCGGCTTGTATGCCGATGGGGCGATCACGGCGCGGTGGATTGCGGCGCGTGATCCGATCACCGGAACGCATCACGACGGCGCGAGATATTGCTGCGGCGACTGA
- a CDS encoding hypothetical protein (frameshifted, deletion at around 1933336,1933417,1932940): protein MDQVGRARRAADGSDEHYAELAAVATVSQLCTAIKLEPRPEDPCPEPRPGPQRSISKTGDEQSTTWRITLPHAEAALFDTALQAHLDALVTDWKRDHAAAAASQCPPLPDTVDAFLSLVTRRQDTEVARASCTATRP, encoded by the coding sequence ATGGATCAGGTCGGTCGTGCCAGACGCGCCGCCGACGGCTCCGATGAGCACTACGCCGAGCTGGCCGCGGTAGCCACCGTCTCCCAGTTGTGCACCGCGATCAAGCTGGAGCCGCGACCGGAGGACCCCTGCCCCGAGCCACGCCCGGGTCCGCAGCGCTCGATCTCCAAGACCGGCGACGAGCAATCCACCACCTGGCGGATCACCCTGCCCCATGCTGAAGCCGCCCTGTTCGATACCGCCCTGCAGGCGCACCTGGATGCGCTGGTGACCGACTGGAAACGCGACCACGCCGCCGCCGCAGCATCCCAGTGCCCCCCGCTGCCCGACACCGTGGATGCGTTCCTGAGTCTGGTGACCCGCCGGCAGGACACCGAAGTCGCGCGCGCCAGCTGCACAGCAACACGACCGTGA
- a CDS encoding membrane protein, giving the protein MGGMAPFPPPRRKDIETRPIDIDAVMNHPPRVAKLRTALDKLQGGIAPLIDLYRPYVDGLDTLPADGRFLLVGNHTQFIGGEVLLVPHFVRRAIGARVRPLADRRFAQQPGFGHDVMTAYGGVIGDPETARELMRHNETILVFPGGGREIAKFKGEEYTLRWGTRAGFARLAVENDYPIVPVGLVGGDDVYKSMVTRDSLLGRISRAVSARMSGDADMAMPLMRGVGPTFIPRPQRMYLRFGKPIVTTTPDGVSNEYWVASVREQTRQALEAILADLLDLRAKDPFRELNPLAWTSAVAAS; this is encoded by the coding sequence GTGGGCGGCATGGCTCCTTTTCCGCCCCCACGACGCAAAGACATCGAAACCCGGCCCATAGACATCGACGCGGTGATGAATCATCCACCGCGGGTAGCGAAGTTACGCACCGCGCTGGACAAGCTGCAGGGCGGCATCGCACCGCTGATCGACCTCTACCGTCCCTACGTCGACGGACTGGACACCCTGCCCGCCGACGGCCGATTCCTGTTGGTGGGCAACCACACTCAATTCATCGGCGGCGAGGTGCTGCTGGTCCCACACTTCGTGCGGCGCGCCATCGGCGCCCGGGTACGGCCCCTTGCCGACCGCCGCTTCGCCCAGCAACCCGGGTTCGGCCACGACGTGATGACGGCCTACGGGGGCGTCATCGGTGATCCCGAAACGGCGCGAGAACTGATGCGGCACAACGAAACCATCCTGGTGTTCCCCGGCGGCGGCCGTGAGATCGCCAAGTTCAAAGGCGAGGAATACACCCTCAGATGGGGCACCCGCGCCGGGTTCGCGCGCCTGGCGGTGGAGAACGACTACCCGATCGTCCCGGTCGGATTGGTCGGCGGCGACGACGTGTACAAGAGCATGGTCACCCGCGACAGCCTGCTGGGCCGGATCAGCCGGGCCGTCAGCGCCCGGATGTCCGGCGACGCCGACATGGCGATGCCGTTGATGCGCGGTGTCGGGCCCACCTTCATTCCCCGCCCCCAGCGGATGTATCTGCGCTTCGGCAAACCCATCGTCACCACCACGCCCGACGGCGTGTCGAACGAATATTGGGTGGCCTCGGTACGGGAGCAGACCCGGCAGGCGCTGGAGGCCATCCTGGCCGACCTGCTGGACCTCCGCGCCAAAGACCCATTCCGCGAACTGAATCCGCTGGCCTGGACCAGCGCCGTCGCGGCGAGCTGA